The following DNA comes from Alnus glutinosa chromosome 6, dhAlnGlut1.1, whole genome shotgun sequence.
GagagagatcgagggagagagGGGCTCACTTCAAGGACTTCAATAGGGGAAGTTCTTGGTCCCCCAGAATCATAAAACTGGtccgtcttcttcttctttgatctCAACAAGATAGGAAGCTCTTGCTCAAAGCCATAACCCggatttttcttcaattttccgGATTCAAGCTCCAATATCTCAGCTTGGATTGTTCTTTCTTGTTCATGCAGCTCTTGGATGTATTCAATGGCGTCTTTGATTATTGAAGCCTTATCCATCTGGAAGTCAACAAGAGGATGGATGGATggaactaattaattaacacagcaaaaaatggaagaaagagaACAAAATGGTGCACATTAGCAACGCGGTAATCATGGTAGGTGCACAATAGCACAATTATTGGATTATATATAGTGCGGCATGTGTGTAATTTAATGGGCCACCTTGGTAATGTTTGGGACCACTGCTCTGAGTGCAAACAGCCTTTCGTTCAGCTTCCTCCTCCTATTCCTCTCGGAGACGATGTTCTTTGACGCCGCCGACGACGCTGCCCCGTCCGGCGAGCTCGAATCGTAGTACCCGGAAAACGCCTCGTCCAAACCCCAGCTGCCACGTGATAGAAGATTTGTTACCACCACACTCCTCCCCATACCAAAAttcgaagagagagagagagagagagagagaaatatacCTATCGAGCTCTTCAGTTTGAAGGAACATTTTGGTCTCCCAATAGTGTTTGTACTCTTCGCTTATGTTGTTGAATTCTTCGCCAATGTTGTccatggttttagttttttttttttttggggggggggggggggggagagaaacagagaaagagagggaggatctttcttcttttttcttcttttgctcTGGGGGAATGGAGGGATTTTATAGGCAGCCTGAAATTTTAGCGAATTTTGAGGTTGGGGACTGGATTTAATCCACGTGGGAATCCCATGTTCTGTGTTGTTGCTTCCCAGAAAGATCATTACCGTCCAAACGGATGTAAAACGTGGTCTACAAGGCCGCGTAAAAACAATAACCAAGCAGCTTACTTTCGCATCTTTGTCTGGCGCGTGCCGTGTACACTCTTTATTATTGGTAGCCCTTCAAAGTCGTTCATGGTCTTCGCGCGGTTTGGTTGTTGGACATAGGGCTAacaatttcaattcaatttttattcgcTTGTCGTATTGAGTCGTGTTGTAATATGAATATAAGATTAAAGTAATGTGTTGAGGATATTGTTTTTATTCGGGTTTCATATgggtaaaatagttttttatttacatTCTTTTTATTCGaagaaattcaaataaaatagtgTTCACAAGCATTACTCATAAGATTATGTACGTCAATTCTAAttcgatctatttaattaaacgggtcaaattcattaaatttaacccgctaatttcatgttgaattTGTGTCGAATTTAcaatttgtgtaaaaaattaacaactctTATATTACGTGTCGAATTTGAATTATATCGACACatgtatataaaattatataaatcaatcTTAACTAActagttttattttcagttgTATCAAAAATTACATGCCAAAATTCGGTTAGAGACTTAGTAGTAACCGTTAAATCAGCTGAATTGTCTGCATTGGTATGGCTTTTTCTCTTTATGGCTACTGTATGGATTTTAATGTATAGGGTACAATCGTTTTCTGGGCCATTTAGGgagagagacaaaatttaacGAATTTGTTTTTACTTCATTTTCTAAGCTTACCTATttattaatgagaaatgatatatttataatttctgtataattttaataattatttttttaaattaattattaaatcttacatattatttagtagtttatttttatttttttttttaaaaaaaaagtaaaaaagtacaaaaaatgataaaaattgtaaacaaatcatatctcatttcctttaaaaaaaataaaaaataaaaaaatcatacctcattttttaattaatattattagcTATCCATATAAACATTTGTCTTTATATAATTGTAAATACATGATatcatatcaattttatttgaCAGTGATTTCATATCATTTGTTCTCATGTCGTTCTACTCAACAACCAGATGAAGATATGAATATTTTACTCTCCCTCCCacctattatttattaaaaatttcaaaaaaaaaaagaaaaaaagaagaagaagaagagccatTCCTTATCCTCTCCTTATGTTTCCTCTTTTTCCCCTCATCACCTCTTACTTGGCTTCaaagttctaaaaaaaaaattacaaaaaataaaaagttccgaaaagataatgaaataatgtttttcaaaatttgtccCAAATCTTAAGTCAAATTTTGAAAtggaatgaaaaaaataatgaataatatatttcaaaatttgacGTTACCCTAATTTTCagtcaaatcttgaaatttttgcCGTATTATTGGTCGTCttatattttgagaaaagactgTTGTGCATGTTTATAGACATATGGAGTGGGACCCACCACATGAGTCACACCCCATGTATTTAGTATTTACAAAAGTGCACAACAGTTGCACaattgttgtgcaccaatcaactctctatatttttaaaatcattgcTTCTGGACAATTTGTCTTTCTTAAGtcttaaataaaaggaaatatacaTATTCTTTCAAACTATCATTTCATTGTTACTGTTCTATtaaaactactaattgtgttaaTATCTCCCAAAACTACTCAAAAATGTCGATGTCCCACAAGACCAAcaaaatgaccaaaaaaaaaatgatcttgaaaaacaaaaaataattaaaaacaattttttaaattttttattaaaaatacaaaaaacaaaaacgaaaaaaaaaataactgaaaaattataaacaaaaatgaaaaaaaaaatgaaaaaccggtttgttttaattttttttagtttttagttttttctttttaaattttagttttataatatttttacaatttttaatttttttttataattttatgtagggtatttttgtcaccgaaggacattgacattttttttttgtagtttaggggTGATATTGACAAcaaagtagtagtttgagggcaatatgtgtattttttcctaaataaaacCAAGAACTTGAATTCCATTTATGCTCCgttttgtttcgatgtaaaatgatttttgaaaaatgatttcggcattttctggtgtttggtaggggtgcaaataatagtcaaccgaaaaatgatttccgtttgacaaaaaatgcgtAGTTaacttcggaaaatgatttacaatttttaaaagcgtaaattattttcccCTGACTGCAGACACAGTCAACCATATTTTAAACGACATAATTGACCTTCACgctcaagcagtcgaccattgTTGGAATTCGGCAACTGGTCAGTGTCGGAATCTGGAGACGTCCGGCCGCCGTCAATGGATTTCGGCGAACTAGATTCCGACCATACAACCTGAGTGTGGCCGTATTAGGCCAGATTCCAACCGGATCTGGCCAATCTGGCAAGACTCTGGATCTGGCTGGAATTTGGCCGAATTCCGGCCATACAACTGGAGTCTGGCCTTATTAGGCCAGATGCTAGCGAATTTGGCCAGAATCTGGTGACGATGACTGAACGTTGCCAGATTCCGTTTTTtgccgttggtgattttttcgtgCAAGCCaaatgccgaaaaatattttcgaaaaaataatttttccttaaaaatgatttcgtcgaaaatattttacaacggaaatcattttacgtcaaagCAAACGAGGCATAGTTGTTGAAAACCCCAATCGAAAGCCTACAACACCACCACTTCAAACATTAAACTATATTAGAGGGTTCATATTATGATTTGAGACATGTTATATGTACATCTTTGATACATCTCTCAtacatcttttttcaaaacaactatGATATTTATAAGACtcacatgtgggtcctacagattcaatggttgagtcctacagatctaatggttgatttaaaaaaaaaaaatgcaagtacaaaaaaaaatagcatttctcttgtgATTTTGATATCATAAAATAGACAATATAATTTAGATTTAAGGAAATACAAAAAGAATTGTATTCCAACATAAATATGAATCAAATGCCATAAGTTCAAGTAATTTTATGTGGATCAGTACTCTAACAATGGATGCCTCTAGCAGTACTATATTCAAGACAAACACATCGATGAACACTTACTCCAAACTTGCTATGCTTTTTCCTAATGTAATGACAAGAAGAAAGAGTTGTAAGACATCAAATAAGATATATAGACATCCCAAAGTTAGAATCTTGTTAAACTTTTTCTGTTCtatatatagttaaaaaaaatgaaataaaataaaaaaataaatccaaaagtTAGAAtcttatttgaaaagaaaagaaaagccaaCAGACTGATGCTCAAGTTAAGCATCTAAACATTCAACTGATGCCATGAATGATGAATCCTTATTTGTGTGATCGTAGAACACTGACTGATGGCtagcttgatatatatatatatatatatatatatatatatatatatatatatatatatatatatatatatatatatatatatatatatatatatatatatatatatatatatatatatatatatatatattttttttttttctcaactcaAAGGTTTCTATTGtttgaaaatcaaaaaagaaaaagagaaaatcaactGCTTCGAGGGGATCATACATCCAATTGATCACTTCATGAGGATCAACCTTTCAACGTTGTATAAAGCaattgatgtttttgttagaaaaaagtaattaaagataaaacaaaaaacaaaaatgctgATAAGGTGTGTTACAAAGTCgttttccttaagaaattatttgtcccCATCAAATCTGAAGAATTGGTATGCAAAgggttacaacaaatatttctccaaGATACAATAGAATTCAAAAAACACCTATGTAGTTTGAATGCATTTtgtacaaacaaaacaaaacttgaacaccttcaaattttttattctagCAAGAAAAAGAGACTCGAATTTTGAGAATATATAGGAATTTTAGAGAGACTAAAGAAGAAAGATTTTATGTGTTAAAACTGGTTTGCAATTGTCTATTTATAGTGTTGAAACAACAGTTTTTAATGTCTATTCACTAACGGGCATTTAACAGTAATAAACTGTTATTCTAACAGTACGTCATTAATTCTGACCTTTATATTTCAACAAATACTTAATTTTGACCaatagattaaaaaattattactaacgattatttaattataaccgTTAGATCGTAATTGTTAGTAACAATCACTTCATTTCAATTGTTAGGTCAAACTTAAATTGATCTTACAGTTTACTTTACTAACGATCCAGTAAAACTAATAATTTGATATATCTTAGAAGCATCTTATGGTTCAGATCAAACCACAAATCGTTCATAACCTTACAAAAATCAATGGTCATGATCTGATCAATCCGAGCTTTGATGCTAAATGATAAGTGCGCTATCAAGACGCCACTAGTACCCTACAACTCATTGCCATGCATACACATATGCGCACGTGTGCATCTAGTTCTTCTCATCGTACTAGAGTACTATACATACAAGTGCACACACCCTAAACATTGCTTTAAAGTAAATGCTAGCTT
Coding sequences within:
- the LOC133870500 gene encoding transcription factor bHLH35 — encoded protein: MDNIGEEFNNISEEYKHYWETKMFLQTEELDSWGLDEAFSGYYDSSSPDGAASSAASKNIVSERNRRRKLNERLFALRAVVPNITKMDKASIIKDAIEYIQELHEQERTIQAEILELESGKLKKNPGYGFEQELPILLRSKKKKTDQFYDSGGPRTSPIEVLELRATYMGEKTVVVSLTCSKRTDTMVKLCEVFESLKLKIITASITAFSGRLVKTVFVEAGEEEKDDLKIQIETAIAALNDPQSPMSI